Proteins encoded within one genomic window of Hahella chejuensis KCTC 2396:
- a CDS encoding alpha-glucosidase family protein, whose protein sequence is MQVDRDWWRGAVIYQIYPRSFFDSNGDGIGDLPGVTAKLDYVASLGVDAIWLSPFFTSPMKDFGYDVSDYRNVDPIFGTLEDFETMVAEAHKRGLKIIIDQVLSHTSDQHAWFKESRSSRDNAKADWYVWAEAKPDGTPPNNWVSVFGGSAWAWDSRRRQYYLHNFLTSQPDLNFHNPAVVEQVLSDVEFWLKRGVDGFRLDAINFCYHDKLLRDNPANTEVAEGSIGVRKENPYAYQRHLYDKTQPENLPFLQRVRALLEKYPGTTTVGEIGDDNSLDTMAAYTSDGDKLHMAYSFDFLTEQCDAKFLRKTVETIESKLVDGWPCWAIGNHDVARVATRWCGQEAPLALNKVYMAMLLTLRGSVCLYQGEELGLVEAELEYEDLVDPYGIAFWPEYKGRDGCRTPMPWKAEQEHAGFTAGKPWLPVYPEHVAAAVAEQEDAEDSLLHIYREFLHWRKAQPVLQKGDVRFLPSPPDTLLYERSHNGERMMVALNLSGQSVDIELPAGAKTVVSELSVLNAEWSDARVHLPAYGIGICQLA, encoded by the coding sequence ATGCAGGTTGATCGTGATTGGTGGCGCGGCGCAGTCATCTACCAAATTTATCCCCGTAGTTTTTTTGATTCCAATGGCGACGGCATCGGCGATCTGCCGGGCGTCACCGCAAAGCTGGACTATGTCGCCAGTCTGGGAGTGGACGCCATCTGGCTGTCTCCTTTCTTCACTTCCCCCATGAAGGATTTTGGTTACGACGTTTCCGACTATCGCAACGTCGATCCTATTTTCGGAACCCTGGAAGATTTCGAGACGATGGTGGCGGAAGCGCACAAGCGCGGCCTGAAAATCATCATCGATCAGGTGCTCAGCCACACTTCCGACCAGCACGCCTGGTTCAAGGAAAGCCGCAGCAGTCGCGACAATGCAAAAGCGGACTGGTATGTGTGGGCGGAGGCGAAACCCGACGGCACGCCGCCCAATAACTGGGTATCCGTATTTGGCGGTTCCGCCTGGGCGTGGGACAGCCGTCGTCGTCAGTATTATCTGCACAACTTTCTGACCAGCCAGCCGGACCTGAATTTCCACAATCCGGCAGTGGTAGAGCAAGTGCTCAGCGACGTCGAGTTCTGGCTGAAAAGAGGCGTGGACGGTTTCCGTCTCGACGCCATCAACTTCTGCTATCACGACAAGCTGCTGCGGGATAACCCCGCCAACACCGAGGTGGCGGAAGGCTCCATCGGAGTGCGTAAAGAAAATCCCTACGCTTACCAGCGTCACCTTTACGACAAAACACAGCCGGAAAACCTGCCGTTCCTGCAACGGGTACGCGCCCTGTTAGAGAAATACCCGGGCACAACCACCGTAGGCGAAATCGGCGACGACAACTCCCTCGACACCATGGCCGCTTACACCTCCGATGGCGACAAGCTGCACATGGCGTACTCCTTCGATTTCCTGACCGAACAATGCGACGCCAAGTTTCTGCGCAAAACCGTGGAAACCATTGAGTCGAAACTGGTGGACGGCTGGCCTTGTTGGGCCATCGGCAATCACGACGTCGCGCGGGTGGCCACACGCTGGTGCGGACAGGAAGCGCCATTGGCGTTGAACAAAGTCTACATGGCGATGCTGCTCACCCTGCGGGGAAGCGTGTGCCTCTATCAAGGCGAAGAGCTGGGTCTGGTGGAAGCGGAACTGGAGTATGAGGATCTGGTCGATCCCTACGGCATTGCTTTCTGGCCGGAATATAAAGGCCGCGACGGCTGTCGCACGCCCATGCCCTGGAAGGCGGAGCAAGAGCATGCCGGCTTTACCGCCGGCAAACCCTGGCTGCCGGTGTATCCAGAACATGTCGCCGCCGCGGTGGCGGAGCAAGAAGATGCGGAAGACTCGCTGTTGCACATCTACCGTGAATTCCTGCACTGGCGCAAAGCGCAGCCTGTGCTGCAGAAAGGCGACGTCCGCTTCCTGCCAAGCCCGCCGGATACGCTTCTCTACGAGCGCAGCCATAACGGCGAACGCATGATGGTGGCGTTGAACCTGTCCGGGCAAAGCGTGGACATCGAGCTGCCCGCCGGCGCCAAAACGGTAGTGAGCGAACTCAGCGTACTTAACGCGGAATGGAGCGACGCCCGCGTCCACCTTCCCGCTTACGGAATCGGTATTTGTCAGTTGGCGTAA
- a CDS encoding SLC13 family permease — protein MRLKLIWIILAAGPLCLETLLQAPANARHGLSILWIAAVLWITELFHVTVTALLITIMAVTLGLLTVKEGFGEFANPIIFLFLGGFALASALHKQQVDRAIAAKVLRLTRGKISHALILLCALSALLSMWISNTATTAIMMPLVLGLLSQEDDRPDNPRVFALLAVAYSASIGGVATLVGSPPNAIVAAQLNMTFSDWIQLGLPITLMLWPVMLLILRKTLQPDLSGRAQSAMSADFTWTRERMLLLGVFTGTVAMWLLSKPLGELIGIEKDLDSWIAILALAALTITKVVNWKDISATTDWGVLLLFGGGLTLSVILKSSGASQLLGESLATLVSAWPAFLLLLAITAFVIFLTELSSNTATAALLVPIFLALPTGQLGPGQTALTIGVAASCAFMLPVATPPNAIVHGTGLVPQRTMVRVGFYLNLACALLISTFIFFVA, from the coding sequence ATGCGACTGAAACTGATCTGGATAATCCTGGCGGCGGGGCCGCTATGCCTGGAAACGCTGCTACAGGCGCCGGCCAACGCCCGTCATGGGCTCTCCATACTCTGGATCGCCGCGGTGCTGTGGATCACTGAACTCTTCCACGTCACCGTCACCGCCCTGCTGATTACCATCATGGCGGTGACGCTCGGACTGTTGACCGTTAAGGAGGGGTTCGGTGAATTCGCCAATCCGATTATTTTCCTGTTCCTCGGCGGCTTCGCGCTGGCCTCTGCGCTACATAAGCAGCAAGTGGACCGCGCCATCGCCGCCAAGGTGCTGCGCCTGACTCGCGGGAAGATCAGCCATGCATTGATTTTACTGTGCGCGCTCAGCGCCCTGCTGTCTATGTGGATCAGTAATACCGCCACCACGGCGATCATGATGCCGCTGGTGCTGGGCCTGCTCAGCCAGGAAGATGATCGCCCGGACAATCCGCGCGTATTCGCGCTGTTGGCGGTCGCATACTCAGCCAGTATTGGCGGCGTCGCCACCCTGGTTGGCAGTCCGCCCAACGCTATTGTCGCCGCCCAGTTGAATATGACGTTCAGCGATTGGATTCAACTGGGCCTGCCCATCACACTGATGCTATGGCCGGTCATGTTGCTGATTCTCCGCAAAACCTTGCAGCCGGATCTTAGCGGACGCGCCCAGAGCGCAATGTCCGCGGACTTCACCTGGACCCGTGAGCGCATGCTGCTGCTTGGCGTATTCACCGGTACGGTGGCGATGTGGCTGCTGAGCAAGCCACTGGGGGAGTTGATAGGCATAGAGAAAGACTTGGATAGCTGGATTGCGATCCTCGCCCTGGCCGCACTGACCATCACCAAGGTGGTCAACTGGAAGGATATCAGCGCGACAACAGACTGGGGCGTTCTATTGCTGTTCGGGGGCGGTTTGACCTTGAGCGTGATCCTGAAAAGCTCCGGCGCCAGCCAATTGCTGGGAGAGTCTCTGGCGACGCTGGTCTCCGCCTGGCCTGCGTTTTTACTGCTGCTGGCGATTACCGCCTTCGTCATTTTTCTGACCGAGCTGTCCAGCAACACCGCCACCGCCGCATTGCTGGTTCCAATTTTTCTGGCGTTGCCGACGGGTCAGTTAGGCCCTGGTCAGACTGCGCTGACCATCGGAGTAGCCGCCTCCTGCGCCTTCATGCTGCCGGTGGCGACACCGCCCAACGCCATAGTGCATGGGACCGGATTAGTTCCTCAGAGAACCATGGTTCGAGTGGGCTTTTATCTCAATCTCGCCTGCGCGTTGTTGATCAGTACATTTATTTTCTTCGTTGCTTAA
- the malT gene encoding HTH-type transcriptional regulator MalT, with protein MTTTIKPESLTLIKAKILPPPRPAHLLEREKFDDLLHEIDPVNLILVQAPAGYGKTTMIDDRLGALGANAAWFRLDAQDNLSEQFAFYVAHSLNEATRGACPETLRTLNQQGYPTLQTFLTDLLSELPLEGDPLHLVLDDYHLISNPEIHSGVMFLLRHLPPYITLVLLSRTTPPIGVAQLRMQGRMLEITAKDLSFSADEAQVYFEQRLRFEVSRESVERANRRVEGWVSALQLLAATASTGVEFNEYVEQLHSGNHYIFDYFDELTRTSIDNEQRLFLLRTSVLERFNALMVMRLAQQQDGQFLLNSLLNLGLFIVPLDSSGLWFRYHPLFAAYLRHMQVCVLPDETAQLHQRASDAWREMGFFEDAARHAVLAKDQQRIKDILLSCGRDFFTEGQFNLLQRCFDALNKEVIADHPILTLLRAWVAQGQYQWSEVESWLRAAEQHLKTHCSEEEWEAINGEFNAVRAQVAMNVGDAERAQTFAKSALAHDPVYLPTSRTAASSVIGESLFVQGHLKEAITRMQDTEQLALAEHAHQNVIWALCQQSEISVAQGYLQKAYNIQEKALQYAEDHSLERLPILEFLYRIRSQIMWEWHHLESAERCALKGIEILESQGERWFIQSYVMLAKIAQARGRQSLCADYVQKIHKMLASGEYHIDWTANAHAAMLSYWDAVRDKESIQRWLTAAPEPTPEQATNHFTQCNIRNWARAYVSLGDFDKALPLLEGIQSMAEQFGLKTDINRNHIHLSQLYWLNEQREDALRHMAIALKLASTTGAVGSFLRIGKVLINILKALISEEQLDEMEKQRAERLIQLAQQQRDFSRAIRISLDEAIIQDIIDRPDVPELIRTSPLTRREWQVLSLIHAGLSNDQIAEHMKVAPTTVKTHIRSLYQKQNITHRSEAINLARDLLSKIQGE; from the coding sequence ATGACAACTACAATAAAGCCCGAGTCTTTAACTTTGATAAAAGCCAAGATACTGCCGCCGCCGAGGCCTGCGCATCTGTTGGAGCGGGAAAAGTTCGACGATCTGCTGCACGAGATCGACCCGGTCAACCTGATCCTGGTGCAAGCCCCTGCGGGTTACGGCAAAACCACGATGATCGACGACCGCTTGGGCGCTTTGGGCGCCAACGCCGCCTGGTTCCGTCTCGACGCCCAGGATAACCTGAGCGAACAGTTCGCTTTCTATGTCGCCCATTCACTGAATGAGGCCACCCGAGGCGCCTGTCCGGAAACCCTGCGCACCTTGAACCAACAAGGCTATCCGACCTTGCAGACGTTTCTCACGGACTTGCTGTCTGAACTGCCTTTGGAAGGCGATCCGTTGCATCTGGTTCTAGATGACTATCACCTGATCAGCAATCCGGAGATCCACAGCGGAGTGATGTTCCTGCTGCGCCACCTGCCTCCTTATATCACCCTGGTGTTGTTGTCCCGCACCACGCCGCCCATCGGCGTGGCGCAATTGCGCATGCAGGGGCGGATGCTGGAAATCACCGCCAAGGACCTTTCCTTCAGCGCCGACGAGGCGCAGGTGTATTTTGAGCAACGCCTGCGTTTTGAAGTGTCCCGGGAAAGCGTCGAACGCGCCAACCGCCGCGTCGAGGGCTGGGTATCGGCCTTGCAGTTATTGGCGGCGACCGCCTCCACCGGGGTGGAATTCAACGAGTATGTGGAGCAATTGCACAGCGGCAATCACTATATATTCGATTACTTTGATGAACTGACCCGCACCAGCATCGACAACGAACAGCGTCTGTTCCTGCTGCGCACCAGCGTGCTGGAACGTTTCAACGCGCTGATGGTGATGCGCCTGGCGCAACAACAGGACGGCCAGTTCCTGTTGAACTCGCTATTGAACCTGGGACTGTTCATCGTGCCCCTGGACAGCAGCGGCTTGTGGTTCCGCTACCATCCATTGTTCGCTGCATATTTACGGCACATGCAAGTCTGCGTGCTGCCCGATGAAACCGCGCAGCTCCACCAGCGCGCCAGCGACGCCTGGCGTGAGATGGGCTTTTTCGAAGACGCCGCTCGTCATGCAGTGCTGGCCAAAGACCAGCAGCGCATTAAGGACATTCTGCTGAGCTGTGGTCGCGACTTTTTCACCGAAGGCCAGTTCAATCTGCTGCAGCGCTGTTTCGACGCGCTGAATAAAGAGGTCATCGCCGACCACCCCATTCTCACCCTGCTGAGAGCCTGGGTGGCGCAAGGGCAGTATCAGTGGTCTGAAGTGGAGTCCTGGCTCAGGGCGGCGGAGCAACACCTGAAAACTCACTGCAGCGAAGAAGAGTGGGAAGCGATCAACGGCGAGTTCAACGCCGTGCGCGCCCAGGTGGCCATGAATGTGGGCGATGCAGAGAGGGCGCAGACTTTCGCCAAGTCCGCGCTGGCCCATGACCCGGTTTACCTACCGACCTCCCGCACCGCCGCTTCATCGGTGATTGGCGAGTCCCTGTTCGTACAGGGCCACCTGAAAGAAGCCATCACCCGCATGCAGGACACCGAGCAACTGGCCTTGGCGGAGCATGCGCACCAGAACGTCATTTGGGCATTGTGTCAGCAGTCGGAGATCAGCGTCGCCCAAGGCTATCTGCAGAAAGCCTACAACATCCAGGAGAAGGCGCTGCAGTATGCGGAGGACCACAGCCTGGAACGCCTGCCCATTCTGGAATTCCTGTACCGCATTCGCAGCCAGATCATGTGGGAATGGCATCACCTGGAAAGCGCGGAGCGATGCGCGCTGAAGGGCATCGAGATTCTGGAAAGCCAGGGAGAACGCTGGTTCATCCAAAGCTATGTGATGCTGGCGAAAATCGCCCAGGCGCGGGGACGTCAGTCTTTATGCGCGGACTACGTGCAGAAGATTCACAAAATGCTGGCCTCCGGCGAATACCATATCGACTGGACCGCCAACGCCCACGCAGCCATGCTTTCCTACTGGGACGCAGTGCGCGACAAAGAGTCCATTCAACGCTGGCTGACTGCGGCGCCGGAGCCGACGCCGGAACAGGCCACTAACCATTTCACCCAGTGCAATATCCGCAACTGGGCCCGCGCCTACGTCAGTCTGGGAGATTTCGACAAGGCGCTGCCGCTGTTGGAAGGCATTCAAAGCATGGCGGAACAGTTTGGCCTGAAAACCGATATCAACCGCAACCATATCCATTTATCGCAGCTTTACTGGCTTAACGAGCAACGTGAAGACGCCCTGCGCCACATGGCCATCGCATTGAAGCTCGCTAGCACCACCGGCGCGGTGGGCAGCTTCCTGCGCATCGGCAAGGTGCTGATCAACATTCTCAAAGCCTTGATCAGCGAAGAGCAGTTGGACGAGATGGAGAAGCAGCGGGCGGAACGCCTGATCCAACTGGCGCAACAACAACGGGACTTCAGCCGGGCGATCCGCATTTCACTGGACGAAGCCATCATTCAGGACATCATCGACCGCCCCGACGTGCCGGAACTCATCCGCACCTCTCCCCTCACCCGCCGGGAATGGCAAGTGCTCAGCCTTATCCACGCCGGTCTGTCCAACGACCAGATCGCCGAGCACATGAAAGTGGCTCCCACCACAGTAAAAACCCACATCCGCAGCCTCTACCAAAAACAGAACATCACCCACCGCTCAGAAGCCATCAATCTGGCGCGGGATCTGTTGAGTAAGATACAGGGGGAGTGA
- a CDS encoding alpha/beta hydrolase — protein MTRINILKDMIRLGMNFIPNNLMAYRLCASHTSWFIHAPPGFSSEPCEIDGLQALWLSHHTECESRVVLYLHGGGYVIGSNRTHLELACRISKAAKARTLMLEYRLAPEHPFPAALHDVVAVYKQLLDRGVKPRHIVIAGDSAGGGLTMAALQFIRDMDLPAPAAAVCISPWLDLTCHLSSKSHRLPHDPVISPDRIRFFARHYAGDHDPKLPGISPFFGDLHDLPPMLIQVGGDEILLSECKQFHRRARLQGVPLQLQVWPHMFHVWHFASRLLPQGGRAIHEIGDFIRSHTPLGATEAA, from the coding sequence ATGACTCGCATAAATATTCTGAAAGATATGATTCGCCTGGGGATGAATTTCATTCCCAACAACTTGATGGCCTATCGTCTGTGCGCCTCTCACACCTCGTGGTTTATTCATGCTCCGCCGGGCTTCTCCAGCGAGCCTTGTGAAATCGACGGGCTGCAGGCGTTATGGTTGAGTCACCACACTGAATGTGAATCCCGCGTTGTTTTGTATCTGCATGGCGGCGGATATGTCATTGGCTCCAACCGCACCCATCTTGAACTGGCCTGCCGCATCAGCAAAGCCGCCAAAGCGCGCACGTTGATGCTGGAATACCGGCTGGCGCCGGAGCACCCATTTCCGGCGGCGTTGCATGACGTGGTGGCGGTTTATAAGCAACTTTTGGATCGGGGCGTTAAACCCAGACATATTGTCATTGCGGGAGACTCCGCGGGCGGAGGCCTGACCATGGCGGCCTTGCAATTCATTCGCGACATGGACCTGCCGGCGCCGGCGGCGGCGGTGTGTATTTCACCGTGGCTGGATCTTACCTGCCACTTGTCGAGCAAGTCCCATCGTCTGCCTCATGATCCGGTGATTTCGCCGGATCGCATTCGTTTTTTTGCGCGCCACTATGCGGGTGACCATGATCCTAAACTGCCAGGCATTTCGCCTTTCTTTGGGGACTTGCATGACCTGCCGCCGATGTTGATTCAGGTGGGCGGCGATGAAATTTTGCTTTCCGAGTGTAAGCAGTTTCACCGGCGCGCCCGTTTACAGGGAGTGCCTCTGCAATTGCAGGTGTGGCCGCATATGTTTCACGTCTGGCATTTCGCCTCGCGTTTGTTGCCGCAAGGCGGTCGCGCCATTCATGAAATCGGCGACTTCATTCGCTCGCACACTCCGTTGGGAGCTACGGAGGCGGCATAA
- a CDS encoding glutathione peroxidase: MTTLYDFTLKDIHGADLPLEQFKGRTLLLVNVASECGLTPQYEELQSLYEERKDDGLVVLGLPCNQFGGQEPGDEAAIHEFCSTRFQVSFPMTSKTEVNGPGRSPLYQWLIGDGEDIRWNFEKFLVDGEGRCVARFDPRTPPSDEELLDKIDEQLHLSKILLGK; encoded by the coding sequence ATGACGACGCTATACGATTTTACCCTCAAAGATATTCATGGCGCCGACCTGCCCCTTGAGCAATTCAAAGGTAGAACGCTGTTGCTGGTGAACGTCGCCAGTGAGTGCGGCCTGACGCCGCAGTACGAAGAGTTGCAGTCTCTCTATGAAGAGCGCAAAGACGATGGCCTGGTGGTATTGGGATTGCCCTGCAACCAGTTCGGCGGGCAAGAGCCCGGCGACGAAGCCGCCATTCACGAGTTCTGCTCCACGCGTTTCCAGGTAAGCTTTCCCATGACGTCAAAAACAGAGGTGAACGGCCCGGGACGGAGCCCGCTTTACCAATGGCTGATCGGCGATGGCGAAGACATACGCTGGAATTTCGAGAAGTTTCTGGTCGATGGCGAAGGCCGCTGCGTAGCGCGCTTCGATCCACGTACGCCGCCCAGCGATGAAGAATTGCTGGATAAAATCGACGAGCAACTCCATCTCAGTAAAATTCTGCTGGGCAAGTAG
- a CDS encoding GNAT family N-acetyltransferase, which yields MTPNASQFSLRPVTPADNAQMGEVIRQVSAEYGLTPERGFAVGDASVDAMYETYAIPGAAYWVVEHEGRIVGGGGVAPLAGGDGSVAELQKMYFLPVCRGQGLGYKIVLMAQEFAKDHGFKQCYLETTAALKEAIALYERLGFKLLTEPMGDTGHQVCEVRMIKALD from the coding sequence ATGACACCGAATGCTTCTCAGTTTAGCCTACGACCTGTCACCCCTGCTGATAATGCGCAAATGGGGGAGGTGATTCGTCAGGTCTCCGCCGAATATGGGCTCACTCCAGAGCGGGGATTCGCTGTCGGTGACGCCAGTGTAGACGCCATGTATGAAACTTATGCGATCCCCGGCGCGGCCTATTGGGTGGTGGAGCACGAAGGCCGCATTGTGGGCGGCGGTGGCGTGGCGCCGTTGGCGGGGGGCGACGGCTCTGTCGCGGAACTGCAGAAAATGTACTTTCTGCCGGTCTGCCGTGGACAAGGCTTGGGGTACAAAATCGTGCTCATGGCGCAAGAGTTCGCCAAAGATCATGGGTTCAAACAGTGTTATCTGGAAACCACCGCCGCGTTAAAAGAGGCCATCGCCTTATACGAACGCCTGGGTTTCAAACTGTTGACCGAGCCCATGGGAGATACCGGACATCAAGTCTGTGAAGTGCGCATGATCAAAGCGCTGGACTGA
- a CDS encoding AEC family transporter, with protein MFELLLQSAVFAAGVVLPIFFLVILGFLLRRSNMIDGAFIETGSRLVFKIALPTLIFLNVAELQLGQVVNLAQLGYAIVSTTVGFIAVWIIAKRYISEPTQLGVFVQGAFRGNLGIVGLALCAGAYGAQGVAVGSVLLGFVTLLYNLLSVWALTASQHQNAKLPWAGVLKEIVRNPLIISIVLALGFAALQIPLPDMAKKAAGYFADLTLPLALLCVGGSINGKVLRATSGLALHATQLKLIWLPVAQIVVAFAIGIRDIYLGSLFLMFASPTATVSFVMAKAMGGDSELAAAIVALSTLASFITLAIGITVLNTIGWM; from the coding sequence ATGTTTGAGTTGTTGCTGCAAAGCGCCGTTTTCGCCGCCGGTGTGGTGTTGCCGATATTCTTTCTCGTCATCCTCGGCTTCTTATTGCGACGCAGCAACATGATTGACGGCGCGTTCATTGAGACAGGCTCCCGTCTGGTGTTCAAAATTGCGCTGCCCACTCTCATCTTCCTCAACGTCGCCGAGCTTCAGTTGGGACAAGTAGTCAATCTGGCGCAGTTGGGCTACGCCATCGTCTCCACGACAGTTGGCTTTATTGCAGTCTGGATCATCGCCAAACGCTATATTTCAGAGCCCACGCAACTGGGCGTATTCGTTCAGGGCGCGTTTCGAGGCAACCTGGGCATCGTCGGTTTGGCGCTATGCGCCGGAGCCTATGGCGCACAGGGCGTTGCAGTGGGATCAGTGCTGCTGGGTTTCGTTACCTTGCTTTATAACCTGTTGTCAGTCTGGGCGCTGACCGCCTCGCAGCATCAAAACGCCAAACTCCCCTGGGCTGGCGTACTGAAAGAGATAGTCCGCAACCCCCTCATCATCAGCATCGTGCTGGCGCTTGGATTTGCGGCATTACAGATTCCATTGCCAGACATGGCGAAGAAAGCCGCCGGGTATTTCGCCGACCTGACCCTGCCTCTGGCCTTGCTCTGCGTAGGCGGCTCCATCAACGGCAAAGTTTTGCGTGCGACCTCCGGGCTGGCGTTGCACGCCACGCAACTGAAGCTGATCTGGTTGCCGGTGGCGCAGATTGTTGTCGCGTTCGCCATAGGCATACGCGATATCTACCTGGGTTCGCTATTTCTCATGTTCGCCAGCCCCACCGCCACCGTTAGCTTCGTGATGGCGAAAGCGATGGGCGGCGACAGTGAGTTGGCCGCCGCCATTGTCGCCTTGTCTACGTTGGCGTCCTTCATAACCCTGGCGATCGGCATTACGGTGCTGAACACGATCGGCTGGATGTAA
- a CDS encoding DUF3461 family protein encodes MTDHLKHIGVADPQRIEKYTLRTEAENDILKIYYKKEKGDLFHRSLKVKFPRLQKQLLVDSGGAKRYENTSEIAPNLLHVLDELDKITSKETEQVDVKEKILKDLRHLERVVNNKIKEIERDLDKLSSR; translated from the coding sequence ATGACTGACCACCTCAAACATATCGGCGTCGCCGATCCCCAACGCATCGAAAAATACACGCTGCGCACCGAAGCTGAGAACGATATCCTCAAGATCTACTACAAAAAGGAAAAAGGCGACCTTTTCCACAGAAGCCTGAAAGTAAAATTTCCCCGCCTGCAAAAGCAATTGCTGGTGGACTCAGGCGGCGCCAAGCGTTATGAAAACACTTCTGAAATTGCGCCTAATCTGCTGCACGTTCTGGACGAGCTGGACAAAATCACCAGCAAAGAAACTGAGCAGGTAGATGTTAAAGAGAAGATTCTGAAGGATCTGCGCCACCTGGAGCGCGTCGTGAACAACAAGATCAAGGAAATCGAGCGCGACCTGGACAAGCTGTCATCGCGCTGA
- a CDS encoding DMT family transporter: MVIFAYAMVILVWATTPLGVVWSSQSFHPTVAVGLRMTIAAVVTGVIIRLYRIPLHWDRDSLYSYLCGTMGVFGAMMLTYFASKTVPSGLISVMYGLSPIMSGLLGVYLLDGARFQKSQWLALALAISGLATVFGKDLHATGSIVFGLMLVLGAVMLFSLSGVLLKKQKATPHPLALTFGSILLALPGYFILWALMDGATPRIELHDRGLWAVVYLALIGSVLGFFSYYYVLQKLQPSTVAMATLVTPVLALMLGVTLNDETIHPTVLLGGCLILVGLALYFDLPRKALRWLRPISEPALVLPLSNEENKCTDQQRAGEIEIKAHSNHGSLRN; this comes from the coding sequence GTGGTTATTTTTGCTTATGCGATGGTGATTTTGGTTTGGGCGACGACGCCTTTGGGAGTCGTATGGAGCAGTCAGTCTTTTCATCCGACGGTGGCGGTAGGGTTGCGCATGACGATCGCGGCGGTCGTCACCGGCGTCATTATTCGCTTGTATCGTATTCCCCTGCACTGGGACCGGGACTCGCTCTATAGCTATCTGTGCGGAACCATGGGCGTGTTTGGGGCGATGATGCTGACCTACTTCGCTTCGAAAACGGTTCCCTCCGGATTGATCTCCGTGATGTACGGTCTGTCGCCGATTATGTCCGGCTTGCTTGGCGTCTATCTGCTGGACGGCGCTCGTTTTCAGAAGAGCCAGTGGCTGGCGCTCGCCCTGGCCATAAGCGGCTTGGCCACGGTGTTTGGCAAGGATCTGCACGCCACCGGCTCAATCGTGTTTGGGCTGATGCTGGTTTTGGGGGCGGTCATGCTGTTCAGTCTCAGTGGGGTGTTGTTGAAGAAACAGAAAGCAACCCCGCACCCCCTGGCGCTGACCTTTGGTTCTATTCTGCTGGCGCTTCCCGGCTATTTCATTCTTTGGGCGTTGATGGATGGCGCAACACCCCGCATCGAATTGCATGATCGCGGCTTGTGGGCGGTAGTGTACCTTGCGTTGATTGGCTCGGTGTTGGGTTTCTTCTCCTATTATTACGTACTGCAGAAGCTGCAGCCTTCCACTGTCGCCATGGCGACGCTGGTGACGCCGGTCTTGGCGCTGATGCTGGGGGTGACGCTGAATGATGAGACTATTCATCCCACGGTATTGCTGGGCGGTTGCCTCATTCTGGTTGGTTTGGCTTTATATTTCGATCTGCCGCGCAAGGCGCTGCGCTGGTTGCGGCCCATTAGCGAACCAGCGCTGGTTTTGCCGTTAAGCAACGAAGAAAATAAATGTACTGATCAACAACGCGCAGGCGAGATTGAGATAAAAGCCCACTCGAACCATGGTTCTCTGAGGAACTAA
- a CDS encoding 2OG-Fe(II) oxygenase translates to MSLNQDIAQSGALACALPSQEWHERMADALARQGWGVFDDLIPLELSARLRQEAEFIYTEGGFSPAHIGRAEDRQLNDSVRRDWSCWLDGRSETQQQFLLFLENVRQVLNRTLFLGLQEVEAHYAVYEAQAYYRRHVDNFRGRSPRKVTLVHYLNPNWLPDEGGELGLYDGGNGGLIADIAPEMGRTVIFLSEDFPHEVRLTHRPRWSLACWLRTNSSPF, encoded by the coding sequence ATGTCCTTGAATCAAGATATCGCCCAGTCGGGCGCTTTGGCCTGTGCGCTGCCTTCTCAGGAGTGGCATGAGCGCATGGCTGACGCCTTGGCGCGGCAAGGATGGGGCGTATTTGACGATCTGATTCCGCTGGAGCTGTCCGCACGCCTGCGACAGGAAGCCGAATTTATTTATACCGAAGGCGGTTTCAGCCCGGCGCATATTGGTCGTGCGGAAGATCGGCAGTTGAATGACTCTGTGCGGCGCGACTGGTCATGTTGGCTGGATGGGCGCAGTGAGACGCAACAGCAGTTTCTGCTGTTTCTGGAAAATGTGCGTCAGGTTCTGAATCGCACTTTGTTTCTGGGACTGCAGGAAGTGGAGGCGCATTACGCTGTTTACGAGGCGCAGGCGTATTATCGCCGTCATGTGGACAACTTTCGTGGACGCAGTCCCCGTAAGGTGACCCTGGTGCATTACCTGAACCCGAACTGGCTTCCCGACGAAGGCGGCGAACTGGGTTTATACGATGGCGGCAACGGCGGCCTTATCGCGGATATAGCGCCAGAGATGGGCCGGACTGTGATCTTTCTCAGTGAAGATTTTCCCCACGAAGTCAGACTGACCCATCGTCCCCGCTGGAGCCTCGCCTGCTGGCTGCGCACCAACTCATCGCCGTTCTGA